One window of the Zea mays cultivar B73 chromosome 3, Zm-B73-REFERENCE-NAM-5.0, whole genome shotgun sequence genome contains the following:
- the LOC103649949 gene encoding protein TRIGALACTOSYLDIACYLGLYCEROL 4, chloroplastic, which translates to MLLRRMRWMSEGDGRWELDAETPVTMEGTARPVPGDPLPLGLSRGYRITRPKQLDFFHRFMASPLVPTFSAMRDGLSVNHAHIFYMTDNWSSTILEKINVKKLVSVVKEKLANRQEEASWTKDLKNHLHDVMSLGVGTEILITPDTTLLLELFDIKKGNRGKAIFHHELPHHNITFQASWPGLFVDKKGTYWDVPLSLSADLASVGSSSGLSYHLLLQQNSGEPKCFGGDETDDVPTALLPGLCAKVAISMKKSIDAWRKKEDKLKKVQPYDVFLSDSHVSLTGIVGGVASGYLGDCSRRVAIRDETHKSNAFIMFDERNKRAAFADLFASVTFTAQYGNFQRLFLDLTKASARFDITSGSLFLCGASRLAQDFFFSRRPDVETFCDICPDVTVSFQQQIVGPFSFRVESSVAIDPRSQDHFVRVDDPIFAIDWALKVLGSAKATAWYSPKHQEAMMELRFYET; encoded by the exons ATGTTGCTGCGGCGGATGCGATGGATGTCGGAGGGGGACGGCCGGTGGGAGCTGGATGCGGAGACCCCGGTGACGATGGAGGGCACGGCGCGCCCCGTCCCGGGGGACCCCCTGCCGCTGGGGCTCTCACGGGGCTACCGCATCACCCGTCCCAAGCAGCTAGACTTcttccaccggttcatggcgtcCCCTCTGGTACCCACCTTCTCCGCCATGCGCGACGGCCTCTCTGTTAACCACGCCCACATTTTCTACATGACAGACAACTG GTCTTCTACCATCTTGGAGAAAATCAATGTTAAGAAGCTTGTGTCTGTCGTGAAAGAGAAATTAGCAAATCGGCAGGAAGAGGCCTCTTGGACCAAAGATTTAAAGAACCACTTGCATGATGTTATGTCTTTAGGTGTAGGCACGGAGATCTTGATCACACCAGACACCACTTTGCTGCTGGAGTTATTTGATATCAAGAAAGGCAATCGAGGAAAAGCAATATTTCACCACGAG CTTCCTCATCATAATATTACATTCCAAGCATCTTGGCCTGGATTATTTGTTGATAAGAAGGGAACATATTGGGATGTGCCATTATCATTATCGGCTGACCTTGCTTCAGTTGGCTCCAGTTCTGGATTGAGTTATCATCTATTATTGCAGCAGAATAGTGGGGAACCAAAATGTTTTGGGGGTGATGAAACAGATGATGTTCCTACTGCTCTGTTACCTGGCCTATGTGCTAAAGTGGCTATTTCCATGAAGAAAAGCATTGATGCTTGGAGGAAAAAAGAAGATAAGCTAAAAAAAGTTCAGCCATATGATGTATTTCTCTCGGATTCACATGTTTCTTTAACTGGTATTGTTG GTGGAGTAGCCAGTGGATATTTGGGAGACTGTTCAAGGAGAGTGGCTATACGAGATGAAACACACAAGAGTAATGCTTTTATAATGTTTGACGAGAGGAATAAACGTGCTGCCTTTGCAGACCTCTTTGCTTCTGTTACTTTCACTGCTCAatacgggaattttcagaggctttTTCTGGATTTGACTAAGGCAAGTGCCCGATTTGATATCACCTCTGGTTCATTGTTCTTATGTGGTGCTTCTCGCCTTGCACAAGATTTCTTCTTCTCTAGAAGACCTGATGTAGAGACATTCTGCGATATTTGTCCTGATGTGACAGTTTCCTTTCAACAACAG ATAGTTGGGCCCTTCAGTTTTCGTGTTGAATCCTCTGTAGCCATTGACCCCAGAAGCCAGGACCATTTTGTTCGAGTGGATGATCCGATCTTCGCAATTGATTGGGCTCTCAAAGTCCTGGGTTCAGCAAAGGCCACAGCGTGGTATTCACCCAAGCATCAGGAGGCCATGATGGAGCTCCGGTTCTACGAAACCTGA